CTGCTGATGGTCGAGGACACCATCGCCGCCCGCCGCGTCGCCGCCGGACTCTGGCCCGGCCTCCTCGACGCCGAGACGGCGTGTGTGTACGTCGTCGAGTCCCCACCCGCCGTACGCGACCGCGTCGCCGAGGAGTGCCTGGACAGCACCCGGGAGGACGCCCTGGTCGTGCGCTGCCCCGCCATGGACGGGCACGTGATCGTGGTCAGCCCCCGGGAGGCCACGGGCGACACCCTGCGGTCCCTGGTGGGACGGCACCCGGACCTCTTCCTCGGCGGCAGCGTCCGGCAGAGCCTCGCCCGGACCGCCACCGCCTACGGGCAGGCCGTCAGCGCCCTGGCCGTAGCGCACTTCCGGCCCGACAAGACGGCCGTCTACGCCGAGCGCACCCACCCCGAGCGCCTCATGGACCCGGTGGCGCTGCGCGGCTGGACCTCCCGGGTGCTGCGCCCGCTCGACACCCTGCCGCACCACACCCGGGCCGAACTCCTCGCCACCAACCGGCTCGGCCTGGAGTTCACCGCCGTCAACGCCGCCAAGGTCCTCGGAGTCAGCCGCAACACCGTCCGCGCCCGCATGGAGCGCGTCGAGACGCTGCTCGGCACCGACTTCTCCGACCTCACGGTCCGGGCCGTCGTCCACCTGGCGCTCAACACCCAGATCGCCCTGACCGACGCCCGGTTCGACGACGGCACCGACGACCCGGGGCTGCGGCTCGCCGACCTGCTGTCCGGCCCCGGCGTCCGCACCTGGGCGCAGGACCTGCTGAGCCGGCTGGACGCCGACGCCAGGAACCCGCGCCGGACGCTGCGCACCTGGATCGCCGCCGGCGGAAACGCCGAGCGGGCCGCGCAGGCCCTCGGTGTGCACGCCCAGACCGTGCGCGAACACGTCCGCAGCGCCGAACCCGTCCTGGAGCGCCAGCTGCTCGCCGCGGGCACCGACCTCTACGAGGTCGTGCTGGCACACCTGGCCGTGGGCGACCTCGACGTGCCGGACTTCCGGCGGCCCGCGTGAGCCGGATTTGCCTCCCGGGCAACGGATTGGCCCGGTCCGGGCGGGACGAATCAGGGCCATCCGGACTCGGTTGTGCACGGGTGAGTCCCGCTGAGCCCGTGGCGGGCATCGACACGGTTCACAAGGGCTCGGCCGTGGACGTAGGTTCAACTACCGCGGGGGCACGACCGGAACGGGGGACCGGTCGCGCTCCCGCCCGCCGCCCCATGAGGCGGCTCGGCCCCGGTGGCGTCAGCCCCGCAGCCGCACCGGGATCTCCTGCCAGCCGAACGCGATGAACGACGGCACCTGCCGCAGGCCCCCGTCACCCTCGGCCAGCCGCAGGCCCGGGAACCGGTCGAACAGCGCGGGCAGCGCGGTGAGGGCCTCGAGGCGGGCCAGCGGCGCCCCGATGCAGCGGTGGACGCCGATCCCGAACGACAGATGGTCGTCGGCGGCGCGCGCGGCATCGAACCGGTCGGCGTCCGGCCCGTAGTGCTCCGGGTCGAGCCCCGCGGC
The Streptomyces tuirus genome window above contains:
- a CDS encoding helix-turn-helix domain-containing protein — its product is MTGREDDNRQRETRAGTDPAWAEELLEHLRPAGRDVRRVVAWLAGTVGATVALQDAAGNLVAGNRLPLDEDLVTDITAGRLASAAWQSRDRHLRLVRVEHPSHTRVLAVSRQDPFDRRASEVVTHTAQVIELLLAAGESTAAGHRLRRATADLRLAILQLLMVEDTIAARRVAAGLWPGLLDAETACVYVVESPPAVRDRVAEECLDSTREDALVVRCPAMDGHVIVVSPREATGDTLRSLVGRHPDLFLGGSVRQSLARTATAYGQAVSALAVAHFRPDKTAVYAERTHPERLMDPVALRGWTSRVLRPLDTLPHHTRAELLATNRLGLEFTAVNAAKVLGVSRNTVRARMERVETLLGTDFSDLTVRAVVHLALNTQIALTDARFDDGTDDPGLRLADLLSGPGVRTWAQDLLSRLDADARNPRRTLRTWIAAGGNAERAAQALGVHAQTVREHVRSAEPVLERQLLAAGTDLYEVVLAHLAVGDLDVPDFRRPA